From a single Lacerta agilis isolate rLacAgi1 chromosome 3, rLacAgi1.pri, whole genome shotgun sequence genomic region:
- the LOC117043220 gene encoding cytochrome P450 2K6-like: MDWTEQIPTLLLFILTVIFILKWRCFWNRSSKNLPPGPTPLPLVGNLHMMDLKRPYRTMLKLSKEYGPIFHIQMGFQKMVVLTGYETVKEALVNQADAFAGRPIIPMFEEFAKGFGVLLSRGENWKVMRRFALSTLRDYGMGKRSIEDRIVEECSVLIKRFESYQGQPFETTTIMNAAVANIIVSILLNKRFEYEDPTFRKLLKLVNENVRLFGSPSVMLYNMFPALGSLLGARQTLLHNRAEVHAFINATFIKHLRDLDENDQRSFIDSFLLRQQEEKDKPNGYFHNENLKAVVSNLFTAGMETTSTTLCWGLILMMKYPEIQNKVQEEIVKVVGSSQPRIEHRTNMPYVDAVIHEIQRFADIVPTNLPHATTVDVTLKGYFIPKGTHIVPLLTSVLHDESQWEKPYQFYPEHFLDSEGKFRKRDAFLPFSAGRRECIGQTLAKMELFLFFTSLLQRFTFQLPPGTSVDDLDFTPAIGFTTPPVPHQVCALPRS; encoded by the exons ATGGATTGGACTGAACAGATTCCAACATTGTTGCTGTTCATCCTTACGGTTATATtcattttgaaatggagatgtttCTGGAATAGGAGCTCCAAAAATCTCCCACCAGGTCCTACACCTTTACCACTTGTTGGAAATCTCCACATGATGGATCTGAAGAGACCTTACAGAACAATGTTAAAG TTGTCAAAAGAATATGGCCCCATCTTCCACATCCAAATGGGATTCCAGAAAATGGTGGTGCTGACAGGGTACGAGACAGTCAAGGAGGCCCTGGTGAATCAGGCGGACGCATTTGCAGGGAGACCCATCATCCCAATGTTTGAGGAGTTTGCAAAGGGCTTTG GTGTTCTTCTTTCACGTGGTGAAAACTGGAAAGTGATGAGGCGGTTTGCACTAAGCACATTACGGGACTATGGCATGGGAAAGAGGTCCATAGAGGACAGAATTGTGGAAGAATGCAGTGTCCTGATTAAGAGATTTGAATCTTACCAAG GACAACCGTTTGAAACCACCACAATTATGAATGCCGCTGTTGCCAATATCATAGTGTCCATCCTACTAAACAAGCGATTTGAATACGAAGATCCCACATTTAGAAAACTTCTGAAGTTGGTCAATGAAAATGTCCGGCTCTTTGGAAGCCCCTCTGTCATG CTGTATAACATGTTTCCCGCTCTTGGTTCGCTTTTGGGAGCTCGTCAGACTCTTCTTCACAACAGAGCTGAGGTACATGCCTTCATAAATGCCACCTTCATAAAACACCTCAGAGATCTGGATGAAAACGACCAAAGGAGCTTCATTGATTCATTTCTTCTGAGACAGCAAGAG GAGAAGGACAAGCCGAATGGATATTTCCACAATGAAAACCTAAAAGCCGTTGTGAGTAACTTATTTACAGCCGGCATGGAGACCACATCTACCACACTGTGCTGGGGACTGATACTAATGATGAAATATCCTGAAATTCAGA ATAAGGTCCAAGAAGAAATTGTGAAGGTTGTTGGATCTTCTCAACCAAGGATTGAGCACCGAACGAACATGCCATATGTAGATGCTGTGATCCATGAGATCCAGAGATTTGCTGACATTGTCCCAACAAATCTACCCCATGCAACCACTGTGGATGTTACCCTCAAAGGCTACTTCATTCCAAAG GGGACTCACATTGTGCCACTACTGACCTCCGTGCTGCACGATGAATCTCAGTGGGAAAAACCATACCAATTTTATCCTGAGCACTTTCTTGACTCTGAAGGAAAGTTCAGAAAGAGAGATGCATTCCTGCCTTTCTCTGCAG GTCGGAGAGAATGTATAGGTCAGACTCTTGCCAAAATGGAGCTCTTCCTCTTTTTTACAAGCCTCCTGCAGAGATTCACTTTCCAGCTACCTCCTGGAACATCTGTAGATGACCTGGATTTTACGCCTGCTATTGGGTTCACAACACCACCAGTCCCCCACCAAGTCTGTGCTCTGCCACGTTCATAA